A single genomic interval of Antechinus flavipes isolate AdamAnt ecotype Samford, QLD, Australia chromosome 1, AdamAnt_v2, whole genome shotgun sequence harbors:
- the LOC127540697 gene encoding uncharacterized protein LOC127540697: MDVRFRPESRESAEGAWRFYQEEFESPRELPSILKSHKAKFSEKGSVRQMLCTDPGCEVCNSVALEAELLFNSTLPELASWALPSDLSLNLPSNLSLVPSSSQNPSPPHSSSRNPSSSMTANILPGHALSISPIHSMDLSFSLPHSSPSATNSLQGKSPVRVQTYSQSSTTSRTHISVLSHTSTVVRTSLMTDSSTETTPPGTLSPQLTPKLSKAPTPSVQPSPLVVPPVTQATFMAQISSVNPTTPVTPSFNPPIPQESPSQFITHTSLLKDLQSVTMAASSVPTLPIAPTLSFTPTLPVAPTLPVAPTLSTTIPPAMAPQPSLVPPHPMALPSSVAFPPRMALPSPVAPSLFPLPPVAPTPLVAPNPSIPPTLSFAPTLPVAPVPPVAPTSFVAPAPYFTPIPSVTPAPPFAPAPYFAPTPYFAPTPSFAPAPSFDAVPSVAPTLSVASNPPIAQTSALDRSFLIDPAYLQGHPQLCHSSYVAHTTSLDPNYSRTYTTSVASTPSLDLTHSSVFTSSKGPSMTPVFSRNSGSFSPPTTSIAPLKAPSLSTKPSRTSRFHGSSLTPKASLAHPSSMARSLGDSPTSSVVHLSSLVQKPSRVYTTAASCPVSMRLTSSQASTPSTICTPSVVHTPLITCTSSATPPISVTPTFSQAASTVPEKNTSQILRSSLFCIPSGGQTHSTVETTSVAATTLEEQTVSQVLRFSLAGTSPGAQNPPRTQSHSASHRPLVSSTPSAVHTTPPSRKPLVDRMSIKDPAVFLTSTSLVDFQPPQQPSLTPRPPSHPLSPATCEGPDQLSTIPKVLSPEEDALISSASLTSDIGESFATFSGSSQWRNSQGYLMLPYLLLWGSQLEPLSLGLSEPYLWGKKGEKGTLPLPMPEEKLCDSKTSEWQEKNLVPLRLRLSEQATNSRTQQYPEANEVPLLSPSAQEFLEMHIAEKIALHIWKEKELLSQPRPDIPPCFQRRELKKLSLVLEDRESSVKDLWTPDPEPWGASGAEQSFLDSERSLINTMKREQMPNSRRLHRPISLILAPTTLHFLNRLCSMPGRGAESTLSHNRQCIQLFWGLPSLHSESLATTYMGSSSSSWLGTTIKLPPGDNPLVFFNDLSYLHLPGSASQPSLPSPTQHLTLLPPSYPASSRSPSSSAFPLLSPTLSPPSPSPNLPSSSPHIRTFKTDPEESPIKIPTIYLPRFQALEWHLLQKQLQSLWGVPRIVQRSHEAFNPLPLQLPQIHKASCPQVQISNWPQELPFISKDVKKILETHLRRRLVQHHWGLARRVEDSIKHLAPQTIPQQDPARPRKPTSPTSEGLKRSGKKDTSGDSAAVRGMAPAIIPETGPVSHAEESPKSDPEKSPSPSQQEVLQQHLLQKSVAIQQKVVPESVSRSWATARGRSVSLQPTLPSQRPPKVREIVPPASSTEDTATQTPPQPHLQPETEPQPRSQPQALSPTEEVIYEVEPCKDIPFLNPETKKVLESHIRHMHIRLKWGLPKKVLESIYLFKLKNSGLLQATSPTGGGGLGFDSRVGERNLQEIWVGGVAREASAVVLDILEAEKGSWNVGKELWEAPQAGGDWEENTFLLRSSLMHRGPRKHISEIGSRREILELNMKHPVLLPRQKSLPSSFRKQLQGPGTFPFKDEGADSDSICLLKSSCVLNKSNNFSKLNFHLKKRMVEKVLGIPLRVRESREMATRRQLPPCPLKDTVAADESESVQEPSPETESKEVVQMAEGQTLSLRTMDTQDLSCLIYKTQFANEEEFDLKVLEPSYEESLTKNTLVQPCALGFQATEVPPSYTEQPNNMTSAEGLGTLVKVEGKSPGFREYQKLHSQIPAKNQGKLWLPSQRKGNYSKPPRDQGMRLEKQEKGSNLLKGHTYTSRWTTQGPMSSVLGFPKQEGVLQRKISLEISFAEKMKSFFNWLRPKKKIKGTKEPLARGEVAIAEETVKQSPFTVRPFSKGNRAPFGSRAPSAPEDMTVVGLILEKKMGSMDDLYSWEEEQQQGRELQMLDTQTKPPGKYRELRALPSARPREGNGKSSSHGKRSSHWSLNWERQAQDREKRVKNKKTVRFRDQHLPPEKLASIASEMSISSGQFRCRQRGSRFSRTLGHSQHHAKTPLQGPYFQRSPGPSSQYGVFWLPTRESSFPGDNLFS, encoded by the coding sequence CCACAAGGCCAAGTTCTCTGAGAAGGGCAGCGTCCGGCAGATGCTATGCACAGATCCGGGCTGTGAAGTGTGCAATTCTGTGGCTTTGGAGGCTGAACTGCTCTTCAATTCCACTCTGCCCGAACTGGCCTCCTGGGCCCTGCCATCCGATCTCTCTCTAAATTTGCCTTCTAACCTCTCCCTGGTCCCCAGCTCCTCACAGAACCCAAGTCCACCACACTCCTCCTCACGGAATCCCTCTTCCTCCATGACGGCCAATATCTTACCTGGTCATGctctttctatttctcccatCCACTcaatggacctcagtttctccctgCCCCATTCCTCGCCTTCAGCTACTAACTCTCTTCAGGGCAAATCCCCCGTCAGGGTCCAGACCTACTCCCAGTCCAGTACGACTTCCAGGACCCATATATCGGTGCTGTCTCACACCTCCACTGTTGTCCGCACTTCTTTGATGACAGACTCTTCCACGGAAACTACCCCTCCTGGGACTCTGTCCCCACAGTTAACTCCTAAGCTCTCAAAGGCCCCCACTCCCTCAGTGCAGCCAAGTCCCTTGGTAGTCCCACCTGTTACTCAAGCTACTTTCATGGCCCAAATTTCCTCAGTGAATCCCACTACCCCAGTTACTCCTTCATTTAACCCACCTATTCCCCAGGAATCACCTAGCCAGTTTATTACCCATACCTCCTTGCTTAAGGATCTCCAATCAGTCACCATGGCCGCCTCTTCAGTTCCCACTCTTCCTATTGCTCCCACTTTATCTTTCACTCCCACCCTTCCTGTAGCTCCCACCCTTCCTGTAGCTCCCACCCTTTCAACTACTATCCCACCCGCTATGGCTCCCCAGCCTTCCCTGGTTCCCCCCCATCCAATGGCTCTCCCCTCTTCTGTGGCTTTCCCCCCTCGGATGGCTCTCCCCTCTCCTGttgctccttctcttttccctctacctCCTGTGGCTCCCACTCCCCTTGTGGCTCCCAACCCTTCTATTCCCCCGACCCTCTCTTTTGCTCCCACCCTTCCTGTGGCTCCCGTTCCCCCTGTGGCTCCCACCTCTTTTGTGGCTCCTGCTCCTTATTTTACTCCCATTCCTTCTGTTACCCCGGCCCCTCCTTTTGCTCCTGCCCCATATTTTGCTCCCACCCCTTATTTTGCTCCCACTCCTTCTTTTGCTCCTGCCCCTTCTTTTGATGCTGTTCCTTCTGTTGCTCCCACCCTTTCTGTGGCTTCCAATCCCCCAATAGCCCAAACTTCTGCATTAGACAGATCATTTTTAATAGACCCTGCTTACCTACAGGGACATCCCCAACTCTGCCATTCTTCTTACGTGGCCCATACCACTTCACTGGACCCCAACTACTCCAGAACTTACACCACTTCTGTGGCTTCTACCCCCTCCTTGGACCTTACCCATTCATCAGTCTTCACTTCCTCCAAAGGTCCTTCAATGACTCCCGTGTTCTCCAGGAattctggttccttctcacctccTACCACTTCAATAGCCCCCTTAAAAGCTCCCAGCTTGTCAACAAAACCCTCCAGGACCTCCAGATTCCACGGCTCCTCCCTCACACCCAAGGCCTCTTTAGCCCACCCTTCCTCAATGGCCAGAAGCCTGGGGGACAGCCCTACCTCTTCTGTGGTCCATCTCTCCTCTCTGGTCCAAAAGCCCTCCAGGGTCTATACCACGGCAGCGAGCTGCCCCGTCTCCATGAGGCTCACCTCCTCCCAGGCTTCCACCCCCTCCACAATCTGCACTCCCTCTGTGGTTCACACTCCCCTCATAACCTGCACTTCCTCTGCAACGCCCCCCATTTCTGTGACTCCCACCTTCTCACAGGCCGCCTCCACCGTACCAGAGAAAAACACCTCACAGATTCTCAGATCTTCCTTGTTCTGTATTCCCTCTGGAGGCCAGACCCATTCCACAGTTGAAACCACTTCAGTAGCCGCCACCACCTTAGAGGAACAGACTGTCTCCCAGGTGCTTAGATTCTCGCTGGCTGGGACTAGCCCCGGCGCCCAGAACCCTCCCAGGACCCAGAGCCACTCCGCCAGCCACAGGCCACTAGTGAGCAGCACCCCCTCAGCAGTTCACACCACCCCCCCGAGTAGGAAACCCTTGGTGGACCGTATGTCCATCAAGGACCCGGCCGTCTTTCTGACTTCCACTTCTCTAGTAGACTTTCAGCCTCCCCAACAACCTTCGCTGACTCCAAGGCCCCCGAGTCACCCCCTCTCACCAGCCACATGCGAAGGACCAGACCAGCTGAGCACCATTCCCAAAGTCTTATCCCCAGAAGAGGATGCTCTGATATCCTCAGCCTCCCTGACCTCTGACATCGGTGAATCATTTGCAACCTTTTCGGGCTCCTCTCAATGGCGGAATTCCCAAGGGTACTTAATGCTCCCTTACTTGTTGCTCTGGGGTTCCCAACTGGAGCCCCTCTCTCTTGGACTATCAGAACCCTATCTctgggggaaaaagggagaaaaggggactCTGCCCCTTCCGATGCCAGAAGAAAAGCTATGTGACAGTAAGACCTCGGAGTGGCAGGAGAAGAACTTGGTTCCTCTACGACTGAGGCTTTCCGAACAGGCTACGAATTCCAGAACCCAGCAGTACCCAGAGGCTAATGAAGTCCCGCTCCTCAGCCCAAGTGCCCAAGAATTCCTGGAGATGCACATCGCAGAAAAGATAGCACTCCATATTTGGAAGGAAAAGGAGTTACTGAGCCAGCCGAGGCCAGATATCCCACCATGTTTCCAGCGCAGAGAATTGAAGAAATTGTCCTTAGTCCTAGAAGACAGAGAGTCATCTGTTAAAGATCTGTGGACCCCTGATCCAGAGCCTTGGGGTGCCTCTGGGGCAGAGCAGTCCTTCTTGGATTCTGAAAGGTCCCTTATCAATACCATGAAGCGAGAGCAGATGCCCAACTCCCGGCGGCTTCACAGACCTATATCCCTGATCTTAGCCCCCACCACCCTCCATTTCCTGAACAGACTCTGTTCCATGCCTGGGCGGGGTGCTGAGAGCACTCTGAGCCACAATCGACAGTGCATCCAGCTCTTTTGGGGTCTCCCCTCTCTACACAGTGAATCTTTGGCCACAACCTATATGGGGTCTAGTTCCTCATCCTGGCTGGGGACCACCATCAAATTGCCACCGGGGGATAATCCCTTGGTTTTCTTCAATGATCTTTCCTACCTCCACCTGCCCGGTTCAGCTAGTCAACCCTCTCTGCCTTCTCCAACTCAGCACTTAACGCTGCTTCCACCTTCATACCCAGCCTCATCCCGGTCACCATCTTCATCAGCATTTCCACTCCTATCCCCAACCCTCTCtccaccttccccttccccaaaccTACCCTCATCCTCCCCCCACATCAGGACCTTCAAAACTGACCCTGAAGAGAGCCCAATAAAGATCCCCACTATCTACCTGCCCAGGTTCCAGGCCCTGGAGTGGCACCTGCTGCAGAAACAGCTCCAGTCCTTATGGGGCGTACCCCGGATTGTTCAAAGATCTCACGAGGCCTTCAACCCTTTGCCTCTCCAGCTGCCCCAGATCCACAAGGCCTCCTGCCCTCAGGTTCAGATTTCCAACTGGCCCCAAGAGCTGCCTTTCATATCCAAAGATGTCAAGAAAATACTGGAGACCCATCTCCGAAGGAGGCTTGTCCAACACCACTGGGGCCTGGCCCGGAGGGTGGAAGACTCCATCAAACATCTAGCCCCCCAGACCATACCTCAGCAAGACCCAGCAAGACCCAGAAAGCCCACGTCGCCTACATCCGAAGGCCTCAAACGCTCTGGCAAGAAGGATACGTCCGGCGACTCTGCAGCTGTTCGAGGCATGGCACCGGCAATAATTCCAGAGACAGGTCCAGTCAGTCATGCAGAGGAGAGCCCAAAGAGCGACCCTGAGAAAAGCCCATCCCCTAGCCAACAGGAGGTACTGCAGCAACATCTCCTCCAGAAGAGTGTGGCCATACAGCAGAAAGTGGTTCCTGAGAGTGTGAGCCGTTCATGGGCCACTGCAAGGGGTAGGTCTGTGTCCTTACAGCCTACTCTGCCGTCTCAGAGACCCCCCAAAGTGAGAGAGATTGTTCCTCCGGCTTCATCTACGGAAGACACAGCCACTCAAACGCCACCTCAGCCCCACTTACAGCCAGAAACCGAGCCCCAGCCACGGTCCCAGCCCCAGGCTCTTTCACCCACTGAAGAAGTGATTTATGAGGTAGAACCCTGCAAGGACATTCCATTCCTTAATCCAGAGACTAAGAAAGTCCTTGAATCCCACATTCGCCACATGCACATCCGGCTGAAGTGGGGTCTCCCCAAAAAGGTCCTTGAATCCATCTACCTGTTTAAACTAAAAAATTCAGGCTTGCTCCAAGCTACTTCCCCTACTGGAGGTGGGGGCCTAGGGTTTGATTCTAGGGTAGGGGAAAGAAACCTCCAGGAAATCTGGGTAGGTGGTGTTGCCAGAGAGGCCTCAGCTGTTGTATTAGATATCTTGGAGGCGGAGAAGGGTTCCTGGAATGTTGGGAAGGAACTTTGGGAAGCACCACAGGCTGGGGGGGACTGGGAAGAGAATACATTTCTCCTTAGGTCTAGCTTAATGCATAGGGGACCCCGAAAGCATATATCTGAGATTGGGTCTAGGAGGGAAATTTTAGAGCTGAATATGAAGCATCCAGTTTTACTTCCAAGACAGAAGAGCCTACCCTCCAGTTTCAGAAAGCAACTTCAAGGACCGGGAACATTTCCCTTCAAGGACGAGGGAGCAGATAGTGACAGTATTTGCCTCCTTAAGAGTTCCTGTGTATTAAACAAATCCAACAACTTCTCTAAGCTAAATTTTCACCTGAAGAAAAGGATGGTGGAGAAAGTTTTAGGAATTCCCTTAAGGGTAAGGGAATCTAGAGAAATGGCCACAAGAAGACAACTCCCTCCTTGTCCACTGAAAGACACTGTGGCAGCTGATGAGTCTGAAAGTGTTCAAGAGCCTTCACCTGAGACAGAGAGTAAAGAGGTTGTCCAGATGGCCGAGGGACAAACCCTCTCTCTAAGAACCATGGATACTCAGGATCTAAGCTGCCTTATTTATAAGACACAATTTGCCAATGAGGAAGAATTTGACCTAAAAGTACTAGAACCGAGCTATGAAGAGAGTCTCACTAAAAACACTCTGGTCCAGCCCTGTGCTCTTGGTTTTCAAGCCACTGAGGTCCCCCCGTCATACACAGAGCAACCAAATAACATGACAAGTGCTGAGGGGCTTGGTACTCTTGTGAAGGTAGAAGGAAAAAGCCCTGGCTTTAGGGAGTACCAGAAACTTCATTCTCAGATCCCAGCCAAAAATCAGGGCAAACTGTGGCTACCGTCTCAGAGAAAGGGGAACTACAGTAAACCCCCAAGAGACCAAGGAATGAGGCTTGAAAAACAGGAAAAGGGCTCTAATTTATTGAAGGGCCACACGTATACTAGCAGGTGGACGACTCAGGGTCCTATGAGCAGTGTTTTAGGGTTCCCAAAGCAGGAGGGAGTACTTCAGCGCAAAATCTCTTTAGAAATTAGTTTCGCAGAGAAGATGAAGAGCTTCTTCAACTGGCTTCGTCCTAAGAAGAAAATCAAAGGGACAAAAGAGCCCTTAGCTAGAGGAGAGGTAGCAATAGCTGAGGAGACAGTTAAGCAAAGTCCATTCACAGTCAGGCCTTTCTCCAAAGGGAACAGGGCTCCTTTTGGCAGTCGGGCTCCTTCAGCTCCGGAGGACATGACTGTTGTTGGCCTGATCTTAGAGAAGAAGATGGGGTCGATGGACGATCTGTATTCTTGGGAAGAGGAGCAGCAACAGGGGAGGGAGCTCCAGATGCTGGACACCCAGACAAAGCCCCCTGGCAAATACAGGGAACTCAGGGCACTCCCCTCCGCTAGGCCTCGGGAGGGTAACGGCAAATCAAGCAGTCATGGAAAACGTTCAAGCCACTGGAGTCTGAATTGGGAGAGGCAGGCCCAGGACAGGGAGAAACgggttaaaaataagaaaactgtaaGATTCAGGGATCAGCACCTGCCCCCAGAGAAGCTGGCTTCCATTGCTAGTGAGATGTCCATCTCTTCAGGTCAGTTCCGATGTCGCCAGAGAGGGTCCAGGTTCTCCAGGACTCTAGGCCACTCTCAGCACCACGCCAAGACACCTCTTCAGGGACCCTactttcagagatccccaggccCTTCTTCTCAGTATGGAGTATTTTGGCTCCCTACAAGAGAATCCAGTTTCCCAGGAGATAACTTGTTCTCATGA